In Silene latifolia isolate original U9 population chromosome X, ASM4854445v1, whole genome shotgun sequence, the following proteins share a genomic window:
- the LOC141623219 gene encoding uncharacterized protein LOC141623219 isoform X1 — protein sequence MADDCRVYLDQLNSDSHDYKVKVKVMRKWKPQRSASNVLYQTVLLQDDKGNKMKGTLFGDQIAGHEEALVYNGVYEIANAPIRPTQLQYRRDPTEVAYTIGFGGKTLIRPLSSAPGPFLSDYQCVSQIPKTATPYDIFAAREAPAKQGRRNIVREIFITDHSTDQPIVVSAWNDLAEDDCSKLASFAGTFPVVAFTALRVTTHRGFSLTTTMSTSITTSPTGDKVVALTKWKTQNKESLSELQARIRRVRDPNALIHVVTLNALKSKKARSTLRDERYRLKVTVENASLQKVNAYLGCSNCGKRSVYLAGESFRCETCTKEGVVSEPRATIWRLRALRLCYRMNHSQ from the exons ATGGCTGACGATTGTAGAGTTTACTTGGACCAGCTTAACAGTGACAGCCATGATTATAAAGTCAAGGTGAAGGTCATGCGAAAGTGGAAACCCCAAAGATCCGCTTCAAATGTGCTTTACCAAACTGTTCTACTACAAGATGACAAG GGAAATAAAATGAAAGGCACCTTGTTTGGGGATCAGATAGCAGGACATGAGGAGGCACTTGTATACAATGGCGTCTACGAGATTGCAAATGCCCCCATAAGACCGACACAACTACAGTATAGGAGGGACCCCACTGAGGTTGCTTATACTATAGGTTTTGGTGGCAAAACACTCATCCGGCCACTCTCATCAGCACCTGGTCCATTTTTGTCAGATTACCAATGCGTGTCACAGATACCCAAAACAGCTACCCCTTATGACATATTTG CTGCACGTGAGGCTCCTGCAAAACAAGGCCGTAGGAACATTGTTAGGGAGATTTTCATCACCGATCATAG CACCGACCAACCTATTGTGGTATCGGCATGGAACGATCTTGCTGAAGACGACTGTAGCAAACTTGCCTCTTTTGCAGGAACTTTCCCGGTGGTAGCCTTCACAGCATTGAGAGTGACTACCCATCGAG GTTTCTCACTAACCACTACAATGTCCACGTCAATCACCACAAGTCCAACAGGAGACAAGGTGGTTGCCCTCACAAAATG GAAAACTCAGAACAAAGAAAGTCTGTCCGAATTACAAGCTAGGATCCGCAGAGTTAGAGACCCTAATGCACTAATCCACGTTGTTACTTTAAACGCCCTGAAAAGCAAAAAG GCTAGAAGCACACTTCGGGATGAACGTTACCGGctgaaagtaacagtagaaaaTGCAAGCTTGCAAAAGGTCAATGCATATTTAGGTTGTTCTAACTGTGGCAAACGCTCTGTTTATCTTGCTGGTGAGAGTTTCAGATGCGAAACCTGTACTAAAGAAGGGGTAGTGTCAGAACCGAG GGCGACCATTTGGCGTTTGAGAGCACTCAGGCTTTGTTATAGGATGAACCATTCACAATAG
- the LOC141623219 gene encoding uncharacterized protein LOC141623219 isoform X3 encodes MADDCRVYLDQLNSDSHDYKVKVKVMRKWKPQRSASNVLYQTVLLQDDKGNKMKGTLFGDQIAGHEEALVYNGVYEIANAPIRPTQLQYRRDPTEVAYTIGFGGKTLIRPLSSAPGPFLSDYQCVSQIPKTATPYDIFGQLRKEKLHVRLLQNKAVGTLLGRFSSPIIGTFPVVAFTALRVTTHRGFSLTTTMSTSITTSPTGDKVVALTKWKTQNKESLSELQARIRRVRDPNALIHVVTLNALKSKKARSTLRDERYRLKVTVENASLQKVNAYLGCSNCGKRSVYLAGESFRCETCTKEGVVSEPRATIWRLRALRLCYRMNHSQ; translated from the exons ATGGCTGACGATTGTAGAGTTTACTTGGACCAGCTTAACAGTGACAGCCATGATTATAAAGTCAAGGTGAAGGTCATGCGAAAGTGGAAACCCCAAAGATCCGCTTCAAATGTGCTTTACCAAACTGTTCTACTACAAGATGACAAG GGAAATAAAATGAAAGGCACCTTGTTTGGGGATCAGATAGCAGGACATGAGGAGGCACTTGTATACAATGGCGTCTACGAGATTGCAAATGCCCCCATAAGACCGACACAACTACAGTATAGGAGGGACCCCACTGAGGTTGCTTATACTATAGGTTTTGGTGGCAAAACACTCATCCGGCCACTCTCATCAGCACCTGGTCCATTTTTGTCAGATTACCAATGCGTGTCACAGATACCCAAAACAGCTACCCCTTATGACATATTTGGTCAGCTCAGAAAAGAGAAA CTGCACGTGAGGCTCCTGCAAAACAAGGCCGTAGGAACATTGTTAGGGAGATTTTCATCACCGATCATAG GAACTTTCCCGGTGGTAGCCTTCACAGCATTGAGAGTGACTACCCATCGAG GTTTCTCACTAACCACTACAATGTCCACGTCAATCACCACAAGTCCAACAGGAGACAAGGTGGTTGCCCTCACAAAATG GAAAACTCAGAACAAAGAAAGTCTGTCCGAATTACAAGCTAGGATCCGCAGAGTTAGAGACCCTAATGCACTAATCCACGTTGTTACTTTAAACGCCCTGAAAAGCAAAAAG GCTAGAAGCACACTTCGGGATGAACGTTACCGGctgaaagtaacagtagaaaaTGCAAGCTTGCAAAAGGTCAATGCATATTTAGGTTGTTCTAACTGTGGCAAACGCTCTGTTTATCTTGCTGGTGAGAGTTTCAGATGCGAAACCTGTACTAAAGAAGGGGTAGTGTCAGAACCGAG GGCGACCATTTGGCGTTTGAGAGCACTCAGGCTTTGTTATAGGATGAACCATTCACAATAG
- the LOC141623219 gene encoding uncharacterized protein LOC141623219 isoform X2 — protein sequence MADDCRVYLDQLNSDSHDYKVKVKVMRKWKPQRSASNVLYQTVLLQDDKGNKMKGTLFGDQIAGHEEALVYNGVYEIANAPIRPTQLQYRRDPTEVAYTIGFGGKTLIRPLSSAPGPFLSDYQCVSQIPKTATPYDIFAAREAPAKQGRRNIVREIFITDHSTDQPIVVSAWNDLAEDDCSKLASFAGTFPVVAFTALRVTTHRGFSLTTTMSTSITTSPTGDKVVALTKWKTQNKESLSELQARIRRVRDPNALIHVVTLNALKSKKARSTLRDERYRLKVTVENASLQKVNAYLGCSNCGKRSVYLAGESFRCETCTKEGVVSEPR from the exons ATGGCTGACGATTGTAGAGTTTACTTGGACCAGCTTAACAGTGACAGCCATGATTATAAAGTCAAGGTGAAGGTCATGCGAAAGTGGAAACCCCAAAGATCCGCTTCAAATGTGCTTTACCAAACTGTTCTACTACAAGATGACAAG GGAAATAAAATGAAAGGCACCTTGTTTGGGGATCAGATAGCAGGACATGAGGAGGCACTTGTATACAATGGCGTCTACGAGATTGCAAATGCCCCCATAAGACCGACACAACTACAGTATAGGAGGGACCCCACTGAGGTTGCTTATACTATAGGTTTTGGTGGCAAAACACTCATCCGGCCACTCTCATCAGCACCTGGTCCATTTTTGTCAGATTACCAATGCGTGTCACAGATACCCAAAACAGCTACCCCTTATGACATATTTG CTGCACGTGAGGCTCCTGCAAAACAAGGCCGTAGGAACATTGTTAGGGAGATTTTCATCACCGATCATAG CACCGACCAACCTATTGTGGTATCGGCATGGAACGATCTTGCTGAAGACGACTGTAGCAAACTTGCCTCTTTTGCAGGAACTTTCCCGGTGGTAGCCTTCACAGCATTGAGAGTGACTACCCATCGAG GTTTCTCACTAACCACTACAATGTCCACGTCAATCACCACAAGTCCAACAGGAGACAAGGTGGTTGCCCTCACAAAATG GAAAACTCAGAACAAAGAAAGTCTGTCCGAATTACAAGCTAGGATCCGCAGAGTTAGAGACCCTAATGCACTAATCCACGTTGTTACTTTAAACGCCCTGAAAAGCAAAAAG GCTAGAAGCACACTTCGGGATGAACGTTACCGGctgaaagtaacagtagaaaaTGCAAGCTTGCAAAAGGTCAATGCATATTTAGGTTGTTCTAACTGTGGCAAACGCTCTGTTTATCTTGCTGGTGAGAGTTTCAGATGCGAAACCTGTACTAAAGAAGGGGTAGTGTCAGAACCGAG gtga
- the LOC141617186 gene encoding uncharacterized protein LOC141617186 — MVSSHIWPKLIKLRLTESIRAKTDPEFARFLLSLDNGELQSKESEFIALPQGIVKSPSGDGQDPIGDLASITFPELMQSKFDPDIFTTRALLTPLNDDVDTINNILIDKFSGTPVCYKSHDSMLDDNCTIYPAKFINKLNPGGMSPHELILKENCPVILLQNLQPSFGLCNGTRLICKRFLPNSIECVIMSSNHKGEYVFIPRIKLRPAP; from the coding sequence ATGGTAAGTTCTCATATATGGCCAAAGTTGATTAAATTGAGGCTGACGGAAAGCATCCGCGCAAAAACTGACCCAGAGTTTGCAAGATTTCTACTTTCACTTGACAACGGAGAGCTCCAGTCTAAGGAATCCGAATTTATAGCTCTACCACAAGGGATTGTCAAATCCCCTTCAGGTGATGGGCAGGACCCTATAGGCGACTTGGCCTCAATTACCTTTCCAGAACTGATGCAAAGTAAATTTGATCCTGATATTTTTACAACTAGAGCATTGCTCACACCGCTGAATGACGATGTGGATACTATTAACAATATTTTGATTGATAAGTTTTCTGGCACCCCTGTTTGCTACAAAAGCCACGATTCCATGTTAGATGATAACTGCACTATATATCCTGCAAAATTCATCAACAAACTTAACCCAGGCGGAATGAGCCCTCACGAACTCATATTAAAGGAGAACTGTCCTGTTATACTGCTGCAAAACCTCCAACCATCATTTGGGTTATGCAACGGAACACGCCTAATCTGCAAGAGATTCCTTCCAAACTCGATTGAGTGTGTTATCATGTCGAGCAACCACAAAGGCGAATATGTGTTCATACCACGGATCAAGCTTCGACCAGCACCCTAA
- the LOC141623219 gene encoding uncharacterized protein LOC141623219 isoform X4, with amino-acid sequence MRKWKPQRSASNVLYQTVLLQDDKGNKMKGTLFGDQIAGHEEALVYNGVYEIANAPIRPTQLQYRRDPTEVAYTIGFGGKTLIRPLSSAPGPFLSDYQCVSQIPKTATPYDIFAAREAPAKQGRRNIVREIFITDHSTDQPIVVSAWNDLAEDDCSKLASFAGTFPVVAFTALRVTTHRGFSLTTTMSTSITTSPTGDKVVALTKWKTQNKESLSELQARIRRVRDPNALIHVVTLNALKSKKARSTLRDERYRLKVTVENASLQKVNAYLGCSNCGKRSVYLAGESFRCETCTKEGVVSEPRATIWRLRALRLCYRMNHSQ; translated from the exons ATGCGAAAGTGGAAACCCCAAAGATCCGCTTCAAATGTGCTTTACCAAACTGTTCTACTACAAGATGACAAG GGAAATAAAATGAAAGGCACCTTGTTTGGGGATCAGATAGCAGGACATGAGGAGGCACTTGTATACAATGGCGTCTACGAGATTGCAAATGCCCCCATAAGACCGACACAACTACAGTATAGGAGGGACCCCACTGAGGTTGCTTATACTATAGGTTTTGGTGGCAAAACACTCATCCGGCCACTCTCATCAGCACCTGGTCCATTTTTGTCAGATTACCAATGCGTGTCACAGATACCCAAAACAGCTACCCCTTATGACATATTTG CTGCACGTGAGGCTCCTGCAAAACAAGGCCGTAGGAACATTGTTAGGGAGATTTTCATCACCGATCATAG CACCGACCAACCTATTGTGGTATCGGCATGGAACGATCTTGCTGAAGACGACTGTAGCAAACTTGCCTCTTTTGCAGGAACTTTCCCGGTGGTAGCCTTCACAGCATTGAGAGTGACTACCCATCGAG GTTTCTCACTAACCACTACAATGTCCACGTCAATCACCACAAGTCCAACAGGAGACAAGGTGGTTGCCCTCACAAAATG GAAAACTCAGAACAAAGAAAGTCTGTCCGAATTACAAGCTAGGATCCGCAGAGTTAGAGACCCTAATGCACTAATCCACGTTGTTACTTTAAACGCCCTGAAAAGCAAAAAG GCTAGAAGCACACTTCGGGATGAACGTTACCGGctgaaagtaacagtagaaaaTGCAAGCTTGCAAAAGGTCAATGCATATTTAGGTTGTTCTAACTGTGGCAAACGCTCTGTTTATCTTGCTGGTGAGAGTTTCAGATGCGAAACCTGTACTAAAGAAGGGGTAGTGTCAGAACCGAG GGCGACCATTTGGCGTTTGAGAGCACTCAGGCTTTGTTATAGGATGAACCATTCACAATAG